The Salinibaculum sp. SYNS191 genome has a window encoding:
- a CDS encoding PAS domain S-box protein, with the protein MGKTHNHDGPRPALLETVFETSPEAILFHDADGRIGHVNERASQTLGYTREELTSMRVTDVEAAHTDDELRSLWRDLDADDRETVDGTHRREDGSTFPVEVSLRKTTVAGEVRFVAICRDVAEYERRETELARTRGGFDDIFQAVPHPLYVLDVEDYGIRRANSKATAQAGQTCYEVTHQRDRPCHEGDGATFPCPLRDVVETGEPTTVEHTHYDDEGNERVHEVHAAPVFDDEGTVVRLVESLIDVTDRKEYEQRLKEQRDNLDVLNQVLRHDVRNDLQLVTAYAEMLAECVEGDKQEYVQTVRESADHAIELTTTARDMADVMLTDEDVVQSVNLRTTLESELDEIRSTHPAALVTVDDNLPAVQVRASDMLDSVFRNLLKNAVQHNDKELPEVTVSTTVRADADAVVVRIADNGPGIPDGQKDEIFGKAETGLDSSGTGIGLYLVETLVENYGGAVRVEDNHPEGSVFVVELQTV; encoded by the coding sequence ATGGGCAAGACACACAATCACGATGGCCCTCGGCCCGCACTGCTGGAGACGGTCTTCGAGACGTCGCCCGAGGCGATTCTGTTTCACGACGCGGACGGCCGCATCGGCCACGTCAACGAGCGGGCCAGCCAGACGCTGGGGTACACCCGCGAGGAGTTGACGTCGATGCGCGTCACCGACGTCGAGGCGGCCCACACCGACGACGAGTTGCGCTCGCTCTGGCGGGACCTGGACGCCGACGACCGGGAGACCGTCGATGGAACGCATCGGCGCGAGGACGGCTCGACGTTTCCCGTCGAGGTGTCGCTGCGAAAGACGACAGTCGCGGGTGAGGTCCGGTTCGTCGCCATCTGCCGGGACGTCGCCGAGTACGAGCGACGCGAGACCGAACTCGCGCGCACCCGCGGCGGCTTCGACGATATCTTCCAGGCTGTTCCACACCCGCTGTACGTACTCGACGTCGAGGATTACGGGATTCGCCGGGCCAACTCGAAGGCCACCGCACAGGCGGGACAGACCTGTTACGAGGTCACCCACCAGCGCGATCGGCCGTGTCACGAGGGCGACGGTGCGACCTTCCCCTGTCCGCTCCGGGACGTCGTGGAGACGGGCGAGCCCACGACGGTCGAACACACCCACTACGACGACGAGGGCAACGAGCGCGTCCACGAGGTCCACGCAGCACCCGTCTTCGACGACGAGGGCACCGTCGTCAGACTGGTGGAGAGCCTCATCGACGTGACCGACCGCAAGGAGTACGAACAGCGCCTCAAGGAGCAGCGCGACAACTTAGACGTTCTGAACCAGGTCCTCCGGCACGACGTCCGCAACGACCTCCAGCTGGTGACGGCCTACGCCGAGATGCTCGCGGAGTGCGTCGAGGGCGACAAGCAGGAGTACGTCCAGACGGTGCGTGAAAGCGCCGACCACGCCATCGAACTCACCACGACGGCCCGGGACATGGCCGACGTGATGCTCACGGACGAGGACGTCGTCCAGTCGGTCAACCTCCGGACCACCCTGGAGAGCGAACTCGACGAAATCCGTTCGACGCACCCCGCCGCGCTCGTGACCGTGGACGACAACCTCCCGGCCGTGCAGGTCCGCGCCAGCGACATGCTGGACTCGGTGTTTCGCAACCTCCTGAAAAACGCCGTCCAGCACAACGACAAGGAACTGCCCGAAGTCACCGTCTCGACGACCGTTCGAGCGGACGCGGACGCCGTCGTCGTGCGCATCGCCGACAACGGACCGGGTATCCCCGACGGACAGAAAGACGAGATATTCGGCAAGGCGGAAACGGGACTGGACAGCAGCGGAACGGGCATCGGCCTGTATCTGGTCGAGACGCTCGTCGAAAACTACGGCGGCGCGGTCCGTGTCGAGGACAACCACCCGGAGGGGTCGGTGTTCGTCGTCGAACTCCAGACAGTGTGA
- a CDS encoding two-component system sensor histidine kinase NtrB, translated as MDTLDDERVYREYIEASPVGIFVVNSEGQYVDVNSTACEMVGYSKDELLSMSVTDLGVTDQEVPEEEETLAELRESGNVRTEATLRHRDGHGVDVIFDAVALDDDRFVAYCQDISTRKEFERRLKEQRDNLDVLNQMLRHDIRNDLQLVTAYAELADEACDDEGTHEYIETILQNAHHAVDLTITARNMADLMLRSEDEIQSLSLRSALETEIDEVRSSHPHAVITVESVIPNVRVRANDMLDSVFRNLLKNAVQHNTRDVPEVTIDVTESERTVTVRVADNGPGIPDEQKETIFGKGEAGLDSQGTGIGLYLVQTLVESYGGEVHVEDNDPDGAVFTVELPIAT; from the coding sequence ATGGACACACTCGACGACGAGCGCGTATATCGCGAGTACATCGAAGCGTCTCCGGTCGGGATATTCGTCGTGAACAGCGAGGGCCAGTACGTCGACGTGAACTCGACGGCCTGCGAGATGGTCGGGTACTCGAAGGACGAACTCCTCTCGATGTCCGTCACCGACCTGGGCGTGACCGACCAGGAGGTCCCGGAGGAGGAGGAAACCCTGGCGGAACTCAGGGAGTCGGGCAACGTGCGCACCGAGGCGACGCTGAGACATCGGGACGGCCACGGCGTGGACGTGATTTTCGACGCCGTTGCGCTCGACGACGACCGCTTCGTCGCGTACTGCCAGGACATCTCCACGCGCAAGGAGTTCGAACGCCGCCTCAAGGAGCAGCGTGACAACCTCGACGTCCTGAACCAGATGCTGCGCCACGACATCCGCAACGACCTCCAGCTGGTGACGGCGTACGCGGAACTGGCCGACGAGGCCTGTGACGACGAGGGCACTCACGAGTACATCGAGACGATTCTCCAGAACGCACACCACGCCGTCGACCTGACGATTACGGCCCGGAACATGGCCGACCTGATGCTCCGGTCGGAGGACGAAATCCAGTCGCTCTCGCTCCGGAGCGCGCTCGAAACCGAAATCGACGAGGTGCGGTCGTCGCACCCGCACGCGGTTATCACCGTGGAGTCGGTCATCCCGAACGTCCGCGTCCGGGCCAACGACATGCTGGATTCGGTGTTTCGCAACCTCCTGAAAAACGCCGTCCAGCACAACACCCGCGACGTCCCGGAAGTGACGATCGACGTCACGGAGTCGGAGCGTACAGTCACCGTCAGAGTCGCCGACAACGGACCGGGCATCCCGGACGAGCAGAAAGAGACTATCTTCGGGAAGGGCGAAGCGGGACTGGACAGCCAGGGGACCGGTATCGGACTGTACCTCGTCCAGACGCTCGTCGAGTCCTACGGGGGCGAGGTCCACGTCGAGGACAACGACCCGGACGGCGCCGTCTTCACGGTCGAACTCCCGATAGCCACGTGA
- a CDS encoding Lrp/AsnC family transcriptional regulator, with amino-acid sequence MTEANASLDDLDRRIIYALQRDARHTSASEIAESLAVSARTVRNRINKLEENDVIRGYDVDVDYEAAGYQLHTLIVCTAPIHEREEIARRALDVPGVVAIREVMTGADNVHVEVVGTDSNDLSRIGRDLNEIGLEVVDEDLIRNEYTRPFHLFGPDAAATDDPS; translated from the coding sequence ATGACCGAGGCGAACGCGTCGCTCGACGACCTCGACAGGCGAATCATCTACGCGCTCCAGCGGGACGCCCGACACACCTCGGCCAGCGAGATTGCTGAATCGCTGGCCGTCTCGGCGCGAACGGTGCGAAACCGCATCAACAAACTCGAAGAGAACGACGTCATCCGGGGCTACGACGTGGACGTCGATTACGAGGCGGCGGGCTACCAGTTGCACACGCTCATCGTCTGCACGGCCCCGATTCACGAACGCGAAGAGATCGCCAGGCGCGCGCTCGACGTGCCCGGGGTGGTCGCCATCCGGGAGGTGATGACCGGGGCGGACAACGTCCACGTCGAGGTCGTGGGCACGGACAGCAACGACCTCAGCCGCATCGGTCGCGACCTCAACGAGATCGGCCTCGAAGTGGTCGACGAGGACCTCATCCGCAACGAGTACACCCGCCCGTTCCACCTGTTCGGTCCCGACGCGGCTGCCACTGACGACCCATCCTAA
- a CDS encoding NAD-binding protein, with protein MSDSHVGSTLAAEFESTAAVTLVTDHHGVAGQAPDGVRVITGEVTDRETLGDAGDALAAVVALRADRRAVLATQLLRNALDIRDVVVLVNDPQRHDVFDNIGVATVCVSSHLSTELRQALETSLSTFEPAH; from the coding sequence GTGAGCGATTCCCACGTCGGCTCGACGCTCGCCGCGGAGTTCGAGTCGACCGCTGCGGTCACGCTCGTCACAGACCACCACGGCGTCGCCGGCCAGGCACCCGACGGCGTCCGCGTCATTACCGGCGAGGTGACGGACCGCGAGACGCTCGGCGACGCCGGCGACGCGCTCGCCGCGGTCGTCGCCCTCCGGGCCGACCGCCGGGCCGTCCTCGCCACGCAGTTGCTGCGCAACGCACTGGACATCCGGGACGTCGTCGTCCTCGTGAACGACCCCCAGCGACACGACGTCTTCGACAACATCGGTGTGGCGACAGTCTGCGTGTCGAGTCACCTCTCGACAGAACTCCGCCAGGCGCTGGAGACCTCTCTCTCGACGTTCGAACCCGCCCACTGA
- a CDS encoding amino acid permease, with the protein MTKDLERDLGLPSVLAISIGAMIGSGIFILPALALEIAGPAVVLAYLLAGLLVVPAAVSKSEMATAMPEAGGTYIYIERGMGPLLGTVAGVGTWFSLSFKGALALVGGVPYLLLLFDLPLKPVALGLAAVLILVNLFGAKQTGRLQLAIVVVMLAALGWFAAGSTSRVQPTNFGGFFDAGLGGLVAATGLVFVSYAGVTKVASVAEEVENPGRNIPLGILGSLVFTTLLYVFIVAVLVGITDPGTVAGSLTPVAVAAEVTLGQAGVVAVIVAAVLALISTANAGILSSSRYPFAMSRDALAPPSLSTVSERFGTPANAITLTGGMLLLLIAFVPILDIAKLASAFQILVFALVNLAVLAFREGSVEYDPDFRSPLYPWLQLFGAVTGLLLLTQMGTVALTGAVVIIVGSVVWYLWYVRPRVSREGAATTALRRRVTRQALADVTSLSAANGTATGGQETDRTAVAQPRSEATPEVLVALTRGVDDSRARSLLALAADIVRPRDGRVVAVRFEEVPDQVPLTDEATVQSAADLSFERRIESLEPELGVEVEADEIVSHDTKHALVNVAAERGVETVVAEHEPLRVRSRLVGDPIDWVVRHAPCDVLLVDNLGYDSPERVVVSGGSGPYPPLAVNVAEAIAVGNDGTVGLWQPGGSDGEDPADNLGEYRSTLSQLLSVPAETHSLLSDGGALKRPDVHVRPGDPHRIRDLLFADRPTVPNPGCTTVTVHPQPSRHPSLGRRFLEWAFF; encoded by the coding sequence ATGACGAAGGACCTCGAACGCGACCTCGGGTTACCCTCGGTCCTCGCCATCAGCATCGGCGCGATGATTGGCAGCGGCATTTTCATACTGCCGGCGCTCGCCCTGGAAATCGCGGGCCCGGCCGTCGTCCTCGCGTACCTCCTCGCCGGACTGCTGGTCGTTCCGGCGGCGGTCTCGAAATCGGAGATGGCGACGGCCATGCCGGAGGCCGGCGGGACCTACATCTACATCGAGCGCGGGATGGGACCGTTGCTCGGGACGGTCGCCGGCGTCGGCACCTGGTTCTCCCTCTCGTTCAAGGGCGCACTCGCGCTGGTCGGCGGCGTGCCGTACCTGCTCTTGCTGTTCGACCTGCCGCTCAAACCCGTCGCGCTCGGCCTCGCGGCGGTCCTGATACTCGTGAACCTCTTCGGCGCGAAACAGACCGGACGGCTGCAACTCGCCATCGTGGTGGTCATGCTGGCCGCGCTCGGCTGGTTCGCCGCCGGGAGCACCTCGCGGGTCCAGCCGACCAACTTCGGCGGGTTCTTCGATGCCGGCCTCGGCGGCCTCGTCGCTGCCACGGGGCTGGTCTTCGTCTCCTACGCCGGCGTCACGAAGGTGGCGAGCGTCGCCGAGGAGGTGGAGAACCCGGGGCGGAACATCCCGCTCGGCATCCTGGGTTCGCTCGTCTTTACCACGTTGCTGTACGTCTTCATCGTCGCAGTGCTGGTCGGCATCACCGACCCGGGAACGGTCGCCGGCTCGCTGACGCCGGTGGCCGTCGCGGCCGAGGTGACGCTCGGGCAGGCGGGCGTCGTCGCCGTCATCGTGGCGGCCGTCCTCGCGCTGATCTCGACTGCCAACGCCGGCATCCTCTCCTCGTCGCGGTACCCGTTCGCGATGAGCCGGGACGCGCTGGCGCCGCCGTCGCTGTCGACAGTCAGCGAACGGTTCGGGACGCCGGCCAACGCGATTACGCTGACCGGTGGGATGCTCCTCCTTCTCATCGCCTTCGTTCCGATTCTCGACATCGCGAAACTCGCCAGCGCCTTCCAGATACTGGTGTTCGCCCTCGTCAACCTGGCCGTCCTCGCCTTCCGCGAAGGGAGCGTCGAGTACGACCCCGACTTCCGGTCGCCGCTGTATCCCTGGCTCCAGTTGTTCGGGGCCGTTACTGGGCTGCTCTTGCTCACGCAGATGGGCACCGTCGCGCTCACCGGCGCGGTCGTCATCATCGTCGGGAGCGTCGTCTGGTACCTCTGGTACGTCCGCCCCCGCGTCTCCCGGGAAGGCGCAGCGACGACCGCCCTCCGCCGCCGGGTCACACGGCAGGCGCTGGCCGACGTCACGTCGCTCTCGGCAGCCAACGGCACCGCGACCGGCGGGCAGGAGACTGACCGGACTGCGGTCGCACAGCCACGGTCCGAGGCGACTCCAGAGGTCCTCGTCGCGCTCACGAGAGGCGTCGACGACTCGCGTGCACGCTCGTTGCTCGCACTCGCCGCGGACATCGTCCGGCCACGCGACGGCCGCGTGGTCGCCGTCCGGTTCGAGGAGGTCCCCGACCAGGTCCCGCTGACCGACGAGGCGACCGTCCAGTCGGCGGCAGACCTCTCCTTCGAGCGCCGAATCGAGTCTCTCGAACCGGAACTCGGCGTCGAGGTGGAGGCCGACGAAATCGTGAGTCACGACACGAAACACGCACTCGTCAACGTCGCAGCGGAGCGGGGGGTAGAGACGGTCGTGGCCGAACACGAACCGCTCCGCGTCCGCTCGCGGCTGGTCGGCGACCCCATCGACTGGGTCGTCAGGCACGCGCCGTGTGACGTCCTCCTCGTGGACAACCTGGGCTACGACAGCCCGGAGCGCGTCGTGGTCTCCGGCGGGAGCGGTCCCTACCCGCCGCTGGCAGTGAACGTCGCGGAGGCAATCGCTGTGGGCAACGACGGGACCGTGGGGCTCTGGCAGCCCGGCGGCAGCGACGGGGAGGATCCCGCCGACAACCTCGGCGAGTACCGGTCGACGCTGTCGCAATTGCTCTCGGTCCCGGCGGAGACGCACTCGCTGCTCTCTGACGGCGGCGCGCTGAAGCGCCCGGACGTCCACGTCCGCCCGGGGGATCCGCACAGAATCAGGGACCTGCTCTTCGCCGACCGCCCGACGGTTCCGAATCCTGGTTGCACGACCGTCACCGTGCATCCCCAGCCGTCCCGCCACCCGTCTCTCGGGCGGCGGTTCCTCGAATGGGCCTTTTTCTGA
- a CDS encoding DUF2309 domain-containing protein: MTTETDIRDSIETAATTVGSVWPLHSFVTANPLAGFEDRPFHEAVQQGEAVFDGDGYPSADVFRRAWERGQIDTGLLRSELAVHGYDADPTALLERMETKSSSPAPSETTVQDRLDRILTKWLAAFLDEGQAEWPMPNREEGFYAAFRAVARYDDDIPDRKTLADLPADPVAAIRQVVDGCPPDRLPEVFEFHLTALPGWTGFIKQRVADGGAWQSACPITLADYLAVRLTLADLLDASIAPSDAPEKARGDHVGPASGDIPLPEVWLSAWEATYREELVDTLADASATASGGDEGGRPDAQLVFCIDTRSEVLRRHVEATGDYETHGYAGFFGIPMRYEGYDADVTVDACPPILDAQHRIADRPTGDAHDKREAHNRWHRTVDAADSVVDVLKSNAATAFNFVESAGAGYGAALAARTLLPARVYDAVHATDRAPEAHEFCEPTVDYNPDAVTSLREGLVLEEKVEYAATAFDLMGWEEFARVVVFTGHASETANNPFASSLDCGACAGNPGGPNARVLAALCNDEAVRDELRDRGFDIPEDTVFLAGEHNTTTDEVTLYDGDVPESHEDEVEQLRADLASARAGAAAERAETMDAGAATARRETERRAADWAETRPEWGLAGNASFVIGPRELTQDVDLDGRAFLHSYDHATDPDGDALSAIMAGPMVVTQWINTQYYFATVDNGVYGSGSKITHNPVGNLGVYQGNGGDLATGLPLQSVMAADGVPYHQPLRLSTVIHAPVDRVTEILADHEDLAGLLDNGWLSLTVVDPEQDHRAFHYDGDLAWTAVSDEQTATAGRANPPLAADD, encoded by the coding sequence ATGACTACTGAAACCGACATCCGCGACAGCATCGAAACCGCAGCGACCACGGTCGGGTCCGTCTGGCCGCTCCACTCGTTCGTGACCGCCAACCCGCTCGCCGGCTTCGAGGACCGGCCGTTTCACGAGGCCGTCCAGCAGGGCGAGGCGGTGTTCGACGGCGACGGCTATCCGAGCGCCGACGTCTTCCGTCGCGCCTGGGAGCGCGGGCAGATAGACACCGGGCTTCTCCGGTCAGAACTGGCAGTGCACGGGTACGACGCCGACCCGACGGCGCTGCTCGAACGGATGGAGACGAAATCGTCGTCCCCGGCCCCGAGCGAGACGACGGTCCAGGACCGCCTCGACCGGATTCTGACGAAGTGGCTGGCGGCCTTCCTCGACGAGGGGCAGGCCGAGTGGCCGATGCCCAACCGCGAGGAGGGATTCTACGCGGCGTTTCGCGCGGTCGCCCGCTACGACGACGACATCCCCGACCGGAAGACGCTCGCCGACCTGCCGGCCGACCCGGTGGCGGCCATCCGCCAGGTCGTCGACGGGTGTCCGCCCGACCGGCTCCCGGAGGTCTTCGAGTTCCACCTGACCGCGCTGCCCGGGTGGACCGGGTTCATCAAGCAACGCGTCGCCGACGGCGGGGCCTGGCAGTCCGCCTGTCCCATCACGCTGGCCGACTACCTGGCGGTCCGCCTGACGCTCGCGGACCTGCTCGACGCATCCATCGCGCCGTCGGACGCGCCCGAAAAAGCACGTGGTGACCACGTGGGACCGGCCAGCGGAGACATTCCCCTCCCCGAGGTCTGGCTCTCCGCGTGGGAGGCGACCTACCGCGAGGAACTGGTCGACACGCTCGCCGACGCGAGTGCCACGGCGTCCGGAGGCGACGAGGGGGGCCGCCCGGACGCCCAACTCGTCTTCTGTATCGACACGCGCTCGGAGGTGCTGCGCCGTCACGTCGAGGCCACCGGCGACTACGAGACCCACGGCTACGCCGGGTTCTTCGGCATCCCGATGCGCTACGAGGGCTACGACGCGGACGTGACCGTGGACGCGTGCCCGCCGATTCTCGACGCCCAGCACCGCATCGCGGACCGCCCTACCGGGGACGCACACGACAAACGGGAAGCCCACAACCGCTGGCACCGCACGGTGGACGCCGCCGACAGCGTCGTCGACGTCCTCAAGTCGAACGCGGCGACGGCGTTCAACTTCGTCGAGAGCGCCGGGGCCGGCTACGGGGCTGCACTGGCCGCCCGGACGCTGCTGCCCGCCCGCGTCTACGACGCCGTGCACGCCACCGACCGCGCGCCCGAAGCGCACGAGTTCTGTGAACCGACGGTCGACTACAACCCGGACGCCGTCACCTCCCTCCGCGAGGGACTCGTCCTGGAGGAGAAAGTCGAGTACGCCGCGACGGCCTTCGACCTGATGGGCTGGGAGGAGTTCGCGCGCGTCGTCGTCTTCACGGGCCACGCCAGCGAGACCGCGAACAACCCGTTCGCGTCGAGTCTGGACTGCGGGGCCTGCGCCGGCAATCCCGGCGGGCCGAACGCTCGCGTGCTCGCAGCACTCTGCAACGACGAGGCAGTCAGAGACGAACTCCGCGACCGTGGCTTCGACATCCCGGAGGACACCGTCTTCCTCGCGGGCGAGCACAACACGACGACCGACGAGGTGACCCTGTACGACGGTGACGTCCCGGAGAGCCACGAGGACGAGGTCGAACAGCTCCGTGCAGACCTCGCCAGCGCCCGTGCAGGCGCGGCCGCCGAGCGCGCCGAGACGATGGACGCGGGGGCGGCGACCGCCCGCCGCGAAACCGAACGCCGTGCCGCCGACTGGGCGGAGACCCGCCCCGAGTGGGGCCTTGCTGGCAACGCTTCCTTCGTCATCGGGCCGCGGGAACTCACGCAGGACGTAGACCTCGACGGGCGCGCGTTCCTGCACTCCTACGACCACGCGACCGACCCAGACGGCGACGCGCTGTCGGCCATCATGGCCGGCCCGATGGTCGTCACCCAGTGGATAAACACCCAGTACTACTTCGCGACCGTCGACAACGGCGTCTACGGGAGCGGGTCGAAGATTACCCACAACCCCGTCGGCAACCTGGGGGTCTACCAGGGCAACGGCGGTGACCTCGCGACCGGCCTCCCGCTCCAGTCGGTGATGGCGGCCGACGGGGTCCCGTATCACCAGCCGCTGCGTCTCTCGACCGTGATTCACGCGCCGGTCGACCGCGTGACCGAGATTCTGGCCGACCACGAGGACCTGGCCGGACTGCTCGACAACGGCTGGCTCTCGCTGACGGTCGTCGACCCGGAGCAGGACCACCGCGCCTTCCACTACGACGGCGACCTCGCGTGGACGGCAGTGTCGGACGAACAGACGGCGACCGCGGGACGAGCGAACCCGCCCCTCGCCGCGGACGACTAG
- a CDS encoding proton-conducting transporter membrane subunit — protein MTEHEQSTTVGQRPNITTGDSRLPALFTRLVWLLWVASLGTLALRLVTGWTWELSGLVVVDGLTVTMWATVTFFSGIVHSYSRRYMAGSQRVDRFFARVFAFTLVVMVLVAADSLALFAAAWLAMGLLMAALIGHVRGWPQARTAATLARRYFLASSASLAVALATLWWVTGATTVSGIAAAVGTVESLPLIFAAGALLVAAMVQSALVPFQAWLLSSMTAPTPASALMHAGFVNAGGILLLRFGPVVSVEPGVMLLIVVVGATSALLGKVLKSVQTDVKRQLGCSTVGQMGFMIMQAGLGFFGAAITHLVLHGFYKAYQFLSSGGEIDHRGPADAKTGESTGVAGLAAVVVTALAGGVVFAALTGKGTALDSGLLLTLLVVLTTLHAARETVRHTSLPATLRFGAVPLVFLPAIAVYAGVYTVVESLLVGLPAVGDPAELIVVHGVVAVAFVAAYLAIESGVYRRSTRLYAALVNATQPPTGTLLTPTEEYNDY, from the coding sequence ATGACGGAACACGAGCAGTCGACGACGGTGGGACAGCGTCCGAACATCACGACCGGGGACTCCCGTCTGCCGGCCCTGTTCACGCGACTCGTGTGGCTCCTGTGGGTCGCGAGTCTCGGCACGCTCGCCCTGCGACTCGTGACCGGGTGGACGTGGGAACTGTCGGGCCTGGTCGTCGTCGACGGGCTGACCGTCACGATGTGGGCGACGGTCACCTTCTTCAGCGGCATCGTCCACAGTTACTCGCGGCGCTACATGGCCGGGAGCCAGAGGGTCGACCGCTTCTTCGCCCGCGTGTTCGCGTTCACGCTCGTCGTGATGGTGCTGGTCGCGGCCGACAGCCTCGCCCTGTTCGCGGCCGCGTGGCTGGCGATGGGGCTCCTCATGGCCGCCCTCATCGGCCACGTCAGGGGGTGGCCCCAGGCACGGACCGCGGCGACGCTCGCGCGCCGGTACTTCCTCGCGAGCAGCGCCTCGCTGGCCGTCGCGCTCGCGACGCTGTGGTGGGTCACCGGCGCGACGACCGTCTCCGGTATCGCCGCGGCCGTCGGGACGGTCGAATCGCTGCCGCTCATCTTCGCCGCCGGCGCGCTCCTGGTGGCGGCAATGGTGCAGTCGGCGCTCGTCCCGTTCCAGGCCTGGTTACTCTCGTCGATGACGGCCCCCACGCCGGCGTCCGCCCTGATGCACGCCGGGTTCGTCAACGCCGGCGGTATCCTGCTGTTGCGCTTCGGCCCCGTCGTCTCCGTCGAGCCCGGTGTCATGCTGCTCATAGTCGTCGTCGGCGCGACCAGCGCACTGCTGGGGAAGGTCCTGAAGTCCGTCCAGACCGATGTCAAGCGCCAGCTCGGCTGCTCGACGGTCGGGCAGATGGGCTTCATGATAATGCAGGCCGGCCTGGGCTTTTTCGGTGCCGCCATCACCCACCTCGTCCTGCACGGATTCTACAAGGCCTACCAGTTCCTCTCCTCGGGCGGCGAAATCGACCACCGGGGACCCGCTGACGCGAAGACCGGCGAGTCGACGGGAGTGGCCGGCCTCGCCGCAGTCGTCGTCACCGCGCTCGCGGGTGGCGTCGTCTTTGCCGCCCTCACCGGCAAGGGAACGGCCCTCGACAGCGGCCTCCTGCTCACGCTGCTCGTCGTCCTGACGACACTGCACGCCGCCCGCGAGACGGTCAGGCACACGTCGCTGCCGGCCACGCTGCGCTTCGGCGCCGTCCCGCTGGTCTTCCTGCCGGCCATCGCCGTCTACGCCGGCGTCTACACCGTCGTCGAGAGTCTGCTCGTCGGGCTCCCCGCGGTCGGCGACCCGGCCGAACTGATCGTCGTCCACGGCGTCGTCGCCGTGGCGTTCGTCGCGGCGTATCTCGCCATCGAGAGCGGCGTCTATCGCCGGAGCACGCGCCTGTACGCGGCGCTCGTGAATGCCACTCAGCCACCGACTGGAACCCTGCTGACGCCCACGGAGGAGTACAATGACTACTGA
- a CDS encoding Lrp/AsnC family transcriptional regulator produces the protein MADEDIDDVDRAILHALQEDARNMSSGDIAERTGTSDSTVRKRIQRLESGDVIKGYSAEVDYQQSGYPLRMLLFCTASIPERGELIPDILAIDGVVSVQELVTGEQNLLVTVVGESDSDITPVAQELLEMGLTVADEVLVRSHETTPFGEFDPEREATDTE, from the coding sequence ATGGCCGACGAGGACATCGACGACGTGGACAGGGCAATCCTCCACGCGTTGCAGGAGGACGCCCGGAACATGTCGTCGGGGGACATCGCAGAGCGAACCGGAACCTCCGACAGCACCGTGCGCAAGCGCATCCAGCGACTGGAGTCGGGAGACGTAATCAAGGGCTACAGCGCAGAGGTGGACTACCAGCAATCGGGCTACCCGCTTCGAATGTTGCTGTTCTGTACGGCCTCGATTCCCGAACGCGGCGAACTCATCCCGGATATACTTGCAATCGATGGCGTGGTGTCGGTCCAGGAGCTGGTCACGGGCGAGCAGAACCTCCTCGTGACCGTCGTCGGGGAGTCCGATAGCGACATCACGCCGGTCGCCCAGGAACTCCTGGAGATGGGACTCACCGTCGCCGACGAAGTGCTCGTCCGCAGCCACGAGACGACGCCCTTCGGCGAGTTCGACCCCGAGCGCGAGGCGACCGACACCGAGTGA
- a CDS encoding ABC transporter ATP-binding protein, whose protein sequence is MFVDVSRSIAVQNVSKSYSGDGGSLRVLDEVSFDIAGSEFVALLGPSGCGKTTLLKILAGTVSADVGEIYAGETRLTGPSPDIAMVFQDFHLLPWKSVLENVRVGIELQSASNGDTGEAVASEWLRKVGLEGVADSYPSELSGGMKQRVGLARALAVDPDVLLMDEPFGALDAQTKDRLQTELLELWNAQQKTILFVTHDIDEAIYLADRVLVLSEKPATIVDEVEVPFERPRWKRRVDIEGSSAFNRIKSRLRDELGLSVE, encoded by the coding sequence GTGTTCGTAGACGTGTCCCGGTCTATCGCGGTCCAGAACGTTTCGAAATCCTACTCAGGCGACGGCGGGTCACTTCGAGTCCTCGACGAGGTGTCCTTCGACATCGCCGGGAGCGAATTCGTCGCCCTCCTCGGGCCCTCTGGCTGTGGCAAGACGACGCTGCTGAAGATACTGGCAGGCACGGTCAGCGCCGACGTCGGCGAGATTTACGCCGGTGAGACGCGCCTCACCGGCCCCTCGCCGGACATCGCAATGGTCTTCCAGGACTTCCACCTGCTCCCCTGGAAGTCCGTTCTGGAGAACGTCCGCGTCGGTATCGAACTCCAGTCCGCCTCCAACGGCGACACCGGAGAGGCCGTGGCCAGCGAGTGGCTGCGGAAAGTCGGTCTGGAGGGCGTCGCGGACAGTTACCCCTCGGAACTGTCTGGTGGGATGAAACAGCGGGTCGGGCTCGCGCGGGCGCTCGCCGTCGACCCCGACGTCCTGTTGATGGACGAGCCGTTCGGCGCGCTCGACGCGCAGACGAAGGACCGCCTGCAGACCGAGTTGCTCGAACTGTGGAACGCCCAGCAGAAGACCATCCTCTTCGTCACACACGACATCGACGAGGCGATATACCTCGCGGACCGCGTCCTCGTTCTGTCGGAGAAGCCCGCGACGATCGTCGACGAGGTGGAAGTCCCCTTCGAGCGCCCTCGCTGGAAGCGCCGCGTCGACATCGAGGGGAGTTCGGCGTTCAACCGTATCAAGTCACGACTCAGGGACGAACTGGGACTGTCAGTCGAATGA